In Arthrobacter sp. StoSoilB5, one genomic interval encodes:
- a CDS encoding Gfo/Idh/MocA family oxidoreductase, producing MTEPKPLRVGMVGYAFMGAAHSHAWRTAPRFFDLPLAPELAAVAGRNEEGVRAAARKYGWDSVETDWRRLIERDDIDLIDICTPGNTHAEIAIAALEAGKHVLCEKPLANSVEEAEKMTAVARAAAGRGVLSMCGFSYRRTPALALAKRMVEEGRLGDIRHVRAQYLQDWLSDADAPLTWRLDKSKSGSGSLGDIGAHSIDAAQWITGSTITGVSALMETFVKERPVGGDYVGLGGRGGSDAPKGPVTVDDAALFTARFGARHDGGAAAGPIGIFEATRFALGRKNAMRLELNGTKGSLAFDFEDMNSLHVYDSALEPDAGFRKIIVTEPSHPYTGNWWPTGHGLGYEHGFTHQVVDLVNAIGAGEQPSPSFADALQVQRVLAAVEASAGNASRWQNV from the coding sequence GTGACTGAACCAAAACCCTTGCGTGTAGGCATGGTGGGCTACGCCTTCATGGGTGCCGCCCACTCCCACGCGTGGCGGACCGCTCCGCGGTTCTTCGATCTTCCGCTCGCCCCGGAACTGGCTGCCGTGGCCGGCCGCAACGAAGAAGGCGTCCGTGCTGCGGCCCGTAAGTACGGTTGGGATTCCGTGGAAACGGACTGGCGCCGCCTGATTGAGCGCGATGACATTGACCTCATCGATATCTGCACGCCCGGAAACACGCACGCCGAGATCGCCATCGCCGCCCTCGAAGCGGGCAAGCACGTCCTCTGCGAAAAGCCACTGGCCAACTCAGTGGAAGAGGCGGAGAAAATGACAGCGGTTGCCCGGGCGGCAGCCGGGCGCGGCGTGCTGTCCATGTGCGGCTTCAGCTACCGCCGCACTCCCGCTTTGGCCCTGGCAAAGCGGATGGTGGAGGAAGGGCGCCTGGGCGACATCCGTCACGTCAGGGCGCAATACCTGCAGGACTGGCTCAGTGACGCGGATGCGCCGCTCACGTGGCGCCTGGATAAGTCCAAGTCCGGTTCCGGTTCACTGGGCGATATCGGCGCCCACAGTATCGACGCCGCGCAGTGGATCACGGGCTCCACCATCACCGGAGTCTCGGCATTGATGGAAACGTTCGTGAAAGAACGGCCTGTGGGTGGAGATTACGTGGGCCTCGGCGGCCGCGGCGGTTCGGACGCTCCCAAGGGTCCGGTCACCGTGGACGACGCCGCGCTGTTCACCGCGCGATTTGGCGCAAGGCACGACGGCGGTGCTGCCGCCGGACCAATCGGCATTTTCGAAGCCACTCGTTTTGCCTTGGGCCGCAAGAATGCCATGCGGCTGGAGCTGAACGGGACCAAGGGCTCACTCGCTTTTGACTTCGAGGACATGAACTCGCTTCACGTCTACGATTCAGCCCTGGAACCAGACGCAGGATTCCGCAAGATCATTGTCACCGAACCGTCCCATCCGTACACAGGCAATTGGTGGCCCACAGGGCACGGCCTTGGTTACGAACATGGATTCACCCACCAGGTTGTGGACCTGGTGAATGCCATCGGCGCTGGGGAGCAGCCCTCGCCGTCGTTCGCTGATGCCTTGCAGGTTCAGAGGGTGCTGGCCGCCGTTGAGGCTAGCGCGGGCAACGCGAGCCGCTGGCAGAACGTCTGA
- a CDS encoding carbohydrate ABC transporter permease, protein MSTVLQSDSKTAPATPPAHSTKAKQSLGSRVRRLNIPGGLGGWMWLAIIIVPIYYIVITSLKTSEGYFGQNPLALPATPTLENYQLVLEANFSTYFMNSVIVTLGSVIPTVLISFMAAFAIVRGRGRYLKFVNGMFLMGLAIPLQATIIPIYLMIIRLNLYDSLLAIMLPSVAFAIPLTVLILSNFIRDVPNELFESMRLDGCSDWQTMWRLALPLTRPAIVTVAIYNGLHVWNGFLLPLVLTQSPGLRVLPLGLWTFQGEFSVNIPAVLASVVLSTLPILVIYVLGRRQLVSGLTAGFSK, encoded by the coding sequence GTGAGTACTGTCCTTCAAAGCGATTCGAAAACCGCTCCAGCCACTCCCCCGGCCCACTCCACCAAAGCCAAGCAAAGCCTCGGTTCACGGGTCCGGCGGCTGAACATACCCGGAGGCCTTGGCGGTTGGATGTGGCTGGCCATCATCATTGTGCCGATCTACTACATCGTCATCACCAGCCTGAAGACGTCTGAGGGGTACTTCGGGCAGAACCCGTTGGCTCTTCCGGCGACTCCCACCTTGGAGAACTACCAACTGGTTCTCGAGGCCAATTTCAGCACGTACTTCATGAACAGTGTCATCGTCACGCTCGGCTCCGTGATCCCCACGGTGCTGATCTCCTTCATGGCCGCCTTCGCGATCGTTCGTGGACGCGGCCGGTACCTGAAGTTTGTCAACGGTATGTTCCTGATGGGCTTGGCGATTCCGCTCCAGGCAACCATCATTCCGATCTACCTGATGATCATCCGGCTGAATCTGTATGACAGCCTGCTTGCCATCATGCTTCCATCCGTGGCGTTTGCCATTCCATTGACGGTGCTGATCCTGTCCAATTTCATCCGCGATGTGCCGAACGAATTGTTCGAGTCGATGCGGCTGGATGGCTGCAGTGACTGGCAAACGATGTGGCGGTTGGCGCTGCCTTTGACCCGCCCGGCGATAGTGACCGTGGCAATTTACAACGGCCTGCATGTCTGGAACGGATTCCTGCTGCCGCTGGTACTTACCCAAAGCCCCGGACTCCGTGTTCTCCCCTTGGGACTGTGGACTTTCCAAGGCGAGTTCAGCGTCAATATTCCTGCCGTGCTTGCCTCCGTCGTCCTGAGCACCCTGCCAATCCTGGTGATTTACGTCCTTGGACGCCGTCAGCTGGTTAGTGGCCTTACCGCAGGCTTCAGCAAGTAG
- a CDS encoding sugar ABC transporter permease, which translates to MSSTTAHRAATGSRKIEQAGQQKSALAWLTLPAVIFFVVFALAPLVGVLVLSFANWDGIGAIGAAGLENWSSVLTDPGLYNALGLTFLIMIVSWLVQTPISLLLGVFTAGTQRYRAALAVLYFLPLLLSSAAVAIAYKALLDPNFGLAMGLGLPFLAQDWLGVPQLALGLVIFVIAWQFVPFHTLIYQGGVRQIPKSLYEAAQIDGAGILKQFFHITLPQLKYTIITSSTLMVVGSLTYFDLIFVLTGGGPGNSTRILALDMYLRGFRANLMGPASVIAVILVVVGLVLALFLQRLGGKDKQGSQLEGL; encoded by the coding sequence ATGAGCTCAACAACCGCTCATAGGGCTGCTACGGGATCGCGGAAAATCGAGCAAGCCGGGCAGCAAAAATCTGCACTTGCGTGGCTGACGCTGCCTGCTGTGATCTTTTTCGTGGTTTTCGCGCTTGCGCCGCTGGTAGGTGTACTGGTCCTGAGCTTCGCCAACTGGGACGGCATCGGCGCCATCGGGGCAGCTGGACTGGAGAACTGGTCCTCGGTACTCACCGACCCCGGACTGTACAACGCCCTGGGCCTGACCTTCCTGATCATGATTGTCTCCTGGCTGGTTCAGACCCCCATCAGCCTTCTCCTGGGAGTCTTCACTGCTGGCACGCAGCGCTACAGGGCTGCATTGGCCGTGTTGTACTTCTTGCCGCTTCTTCTCTCCTCGGCTGCAGTTGCCATCGCTTATAAAGCACTGCTGGACCCTAACTTTGGACTGGCCATGGGACTGGGCTTGCCCTTCCTGGCCCAGGACTGGCTGGGCGTCCCTCAGTTGGCATTGGGCCTGGTCATCTTTGTGATCGCTTGGCAGTTCGTGCCGTTCCACACACTCATCTACCAAGGTGGTGTCCGGCAGATCCCCAAATCCCTGTACGAGGCAGCACAGATCGATGGTGCGGGAATCCTTAAGCAGTTCTTCCACATCACGCTTCCGCAGTTGAAATACACCATCATCACCTCGTCCACCCTGATGGTTGTCGGATCGCTGACGTACTTCGACCTCATCTTCGTCCTCACCGGCGGCGGACCGGGCAACTCCACCCGCATCCTGGCGCTCGACATGTACTTGCGCGGCTTCCGGGCCAACCTGATGGGCCCTGCAAGTGTCATTGCCGTCATCCTCGTCGTCGTAGGCCTTGTCCTTGCCTTGTTCCTCCAGCGCCTTGGAGGCAAGGACAAGCAGGGCAGCCAATTGGAAGGTTTGTAA